In Cryptomeria japonica chromosome 10, Sugi_1.0, whole genome shotgun sequence, a genomic segment contains:
- the LOC131035464 gene encoding bifunctional levopimaradiene synthase, chloroplastic, producing the protein MFSAALFSFSSTMNSLANGSLSCRAFPKLNGSFCSTQRCNIKQPSSVGVDNWVCSKQVGGSQWGKIVAFSAEGTVTSIPTDSYRILKREVPPAFWTEETINSIISSYDDQNAAEIEERIETLIVEIKAIFKSMGDGETNPSAYDTAWVARVPAIDGSNSPQFPQVIQWILKNQLSDGSWGEELYFLTYDRVLCTLACVITLTLWQTGDAQVKKGIEFIKKHAERLEGEADNHRTSGFEIVFISMLNEAKTLGLDLPYELPFFKSINEKREAKLKKIPLDIVYAIPTTILYSLEGLQEIIDWDKIMKLQSKNGSFMGSPASTAAVFMRTGDQKCLDFLAFVLNKFGDHAPCNYPFDLFQRLWAVDTLERLGIDRHFKKEIKETLDYVYTYWDDRGIGWARDNAVGDIDDTAMALRILRLHGYKVSSDALKTFQDKNGEFFCFMGETQRGVTDMLNVHRCSQVAFPGETIMEEAKLCTKRYLTNALKSAGTFDKWALKKDVRGEVEYVLKYPWHRSLARLEARSYIDQYGPNDVWLGKSIYLLPCVSNPKYSELAKLDFNRVQYIQRQEILELRRWWKSCGLAKVGFIPDRLVEIYFAVAASMFEPEFAMCRVVYTKASIIVFILKYCFEAYVALAHDVALFSKAISRWDLSLVDVMPQEMKICFLSMYNTINEITQEGSKRQGHDVFPHIRNLMEAQVASLNIKAKWVQEKYVPSLDEYIDNSKISMGLGTIVLASMLFTGDFLSSKVFSKICHGSKFLHLVTLTGRLIYDSKTYEEKKIQGKVSAIHCFIKDHPRKSKEEALNHIDIVMQNALLELNWELVNNNDMPKSCRKLVFNTTRAMQLFFMEKDGFTLSQLEMQENINKCLLQPVL; encoded by the exons ATGTTTAGTGCtgctttattttctttctcatctaCAATGAATTCCCTTGCGAATGGAAGTTTAAGTTGCAGAGCTTTTCCTAAGCTCAATGGCAGCTTTTGCAGCACGCAGAGGTGCAATATTAAACAGCCATCTTCCGTTGGAGTAGACAATTGGGTATGTAGTAAGCAGGTAGGTGGTTCACAGTGGGGCAAGATCGTTGCTTTCTCTGCGGAAGGGACTGTGACTAGTATCCCTACTG ATTCTTATAGGATATTGAAACGAGAAGTCCCTCCAGCCTTTTGGACGGAAGAGACGATCAACTCTATAATATCCTCTTATGATGACCAG AATGCAGCTGAGATAGAGGAACGAATAGAGACCTTGATAGTGGAGATAAAGGCCATATTTAAGTCAATGGGTGACGGTGAAACAAATCCTTCTGCCTATGATACAGCCTGGGTAGCCAGGGTGCCTGCTATTGATGGCTCCAACAGCCCTCAGTTTCCTCaggtgattcaatggattctgaAAAACCAGTTGAGCGACGGTTCTTGGGGTGAAGAATTGTACTTCTTGACATATGACCGTGTTCTGTGCACTCTAGCGTGTGTTATTACCCTCACTCTCTGGCAAACAGGGGATGCCCAAGTGAAGAAAG GCATTGAATTTATAAAGAAACATGCTGAGCGATTGGAGGGAGAAGCGGACAATCATCGAACAAGTGGATTTGAGATAGTTTTCATTTCAATGCTAAACGAAGCTAAAACTTTAGGATTGGATCTCCCTTATGAACTCCCTTTCTTTAAGTCGATTAATGAGAAGCGGGAGGCTAAGCTTAAAAA GATCCCGCTGGATATCGTCTATGCCATTCCAACAACAATACTATACTCGTTGGAGGGGTTGCAGGAAATAATAGATTGGGATAAAATAATGAAGCTTCAGTCCAAGAATGGATCCTTCATGGGCTCCCCTGCATCCACGGCTGCCGTGTTCATGCGCACTGGAGACCAAAAATGTTTAGACTTTTTGGCCTTTGTTCTCAACAAGTTTGGTGACCACG CTCCTTGCAACTATCCGTTCGATCTGTTCCAACGTTTATGGGCCGTGGACACTCTTGAACGACTGGGCATCGATCGCCATTTCAAAAAGGAGATCAAAGAAACACTGGATTATGTTTACAC GTATTGGGATGATAGAGGCATCGGGTGGGCCAGAGACAATGCTGTGGGTGACATTGATGACACAGCCATGGCCCTCCGAATCCTTAGGCTCCATGGATACAAAGTATCTTCAG atgccttgaaaacattccAAGACAAAAATGGAGAGTTCTTTTGCTTCATGGGCGAGACACAGAGGGGAGTTACAGATATGCTAAATGTGCATCGCTGCTCTCAAGTTGCATTTCCAGGAGAAACGATAATGGAAGAAGCAAAGCTCTGTACAAAAAGATATTTAACAAATGCTCTGAAAAGTGCAGGGACTTTTGACAAGTGGGCTCTCAAAAAGGACGTTCGGGGAGAG GTTGAATACGTGCTCAAGTATCCATGGCACAGAAGTCTGGCAAGGCTGGAGGCAAGAAGCTACATAGATCAATATGGACCAAATGATGTCTGGCTTGGAAAGTCTATCTACTT GTTGCCATGCGTCAGCAACCCTAAGTATTCAGAATTGGCCAAACTTGACTTTAATAGGGTACAGTATATACAACGACAGGAAATCCTCGAACTCCGAAG GTGGTGGAAATCTTGTGGTTTGGCAAAGGTGGGTTTTATTCCCGATCGGTTGGTAGAAATATATTTTGCAGTGGCGGCAAGCATGTTTGAGCCAGAATTCGCTATGTGTAGAGTAGTTTACACAAAAGCTTCCATCATTGTGTTCATTCTTAAGTATTGTTTTGAAGCATACGTAGCATTAGCTCATGACGTCGCACTATTTTCAAAGGCAATTTCCAG GTGGgatctctctctagtagatgtcATGCCTcaagaaatgaaaatttgtttCTTAAGTATGTATAATACaataaatgaaatcacacaagaaggaaGTAAGAGACAAGGACATGATGTATTTCCCCATATTAGAAATTTG ATGGAGGCGCAAGTAGCATCCCTCAATATAAAAGCAAAATGGGTGCAAGAGAAATATGTACCTTCACTAGATGAATATATAGATAATTCTAAAATCTCTATGGGATTAGGCACAATAGTTTTGGCCTCCATGCTTTTCACAGGAGATTTCCTTTCAAGTAAGGTGTTCTCAAAAATTTGTCATGGATCCAAATTTCTTCATCTCGTAACTCTCACAGGACGCTTAATCTATGATAGCAAAACTTATGAG GAGAAGAAAATTCAAGGCAAGGTTTCAGCTATACATTGTTTCATTAAAGATCATCCAAGAAAGTCAAAAGAAGAAGCCTTGAACCATATTGATATTGTCATGCAAAATGCACTGCTAGAACTTAATTGGGAATTGGTAAACAACAATGACATGCCAAAGAGTTGTAGAAAGTTGGTTTTTAACACAACACGAGCAATGCAATTGTTTTTCATGGAGAAGGATGGGTTTACTCTATCTCAGCTTGAAATGCAAGAGAATATCAATAAATGCCTTCTCCAACCAGTTTTATAG